Proteins encoded in a region of the Cupriavidus pauculus genome:
- a CDS encoding Fis family transcriptional regulator, which translates to MSRNAIDQCIRDSLDTYFRDLDGEEPSNMYNMVLEAVERPLLEAVMARTERNQSLAAAYLGINRNTLRKKLQQHGLL; encoded by the coding sequence ATGAGCCGCAATGCCATCGACCAATGCATCCGGGACAGCCTGGATACCTACTTTCGCGATCTCGACGGTGAAGAGCCATCGAACATGTACAACATGGTGCTCGAAGCCGTCGAGCGCCCGCTGCTCGAAGCCGTGATGGCACGCACGGAGCGCAATCAGTCGCTCGCCGCCGCCTATCTCGGCATCAATCGCAATACGCTGCGCAAGAAGCTGCAACAGCACGGCTTGTTGTGA
- the purH gene encoding bifunctional phosphoribosylaminoimidazolecarboxamide formyltransferase/IMP cyclohydrolase produces the protein MIKQALLSVSDKTGIVDFARELNALGVVLLSTGGTAKLLADAGLPVTEVADYTGFPEMLDGRVKTLHPKVHGGILARRDLPEHMAALAKHDIPTIDLLVVNLYPFQQTVAKDDCTLPDAIENIDIGGPTMLRSAAKNHRDVTVIVDPADYAPVLEEMRANANAVGYDTNFRLATKVFAHTAQYDGAITNYLTSLGADKAHQTRSAYPQTLNLAFEKVQEMRYGENPHQSAAFYRDLKTVDGALANYVQLQGKELSYNNIADADAAWECVKSFDAAAGAACVIIKHANPCGVALGVNALEAYDKAFKTDSTSAFGGIIAFNVELDEAAANAVAKQFVEVLIAPSFSTAARNVFAAKQNVRLLEIPLGKGVNQYDLKRVGGGLLVQSPDARNVQQSELRVVTRRQPTPKELDDLMFAWRVAKFVKSNAIVFCGGGMTLGVGAGQMSRVDSARIASIKAQNAGLTLAGSAVASDAFFPFRDGLDVVVDAGATCVIQPGGSVRDDEVIAAADERNIAMVLTGTRHFRH, from the coding sequence ATGATCAAGCAAGCCCTTCTCTCCGTTTCAGACAAGACCGGCATCGTCGATTTCGCGCGCGAACTGAATGCGCTCGGCGTGGTGCTGCTTTCCACGGGCGGTACCGCCAAGCTGCTGGCCGACGCCGGCCTGCCGGTGACCGAGGTGGCCGACTACACCGGTTTCCCGGAAATGCTCGACGGCCGCGTCAAGACGCTGCACCCGAAGGTGCACGGCGGCATTCTCGCGCGCCGCGACCTGCCCGAGCACATGGCCGCGCTGGCCAAGCACGATATTCCGACCATCGACCTGCTCGTGGTCAACCTCTACCCGTTCCAGCAGACCGTGGCGAAGGACGACTGCACGCTGCCGGACGCGATCGAGAACATCGATATCGGCGGCCCGACCATGCTGCGCTCGGCCGCGAAGAATCATCGCGACGTGACCGTGATCGTCGATCCGGCCGACTATGCGCCCGTGCTCGAGGAAATGCGCGCGAACGCCAACGCGGTGGGCTACGACACCAACTTCCGCCTGGCCACCAAGGTCTTCGCGCACACCGCGCAATACGACGGCGCGATCACGAACTACCTGACCTCGCTCGGCGCCGACAAGGCCCACCAGACGCGTAGCGCCTACCCGCAGACGCTGAACCTGGCCTTCGAGAAGGTGCAGGAAATGCGCTACGGCGAGAACCCGCACCAGTCGGCGGCGTTCTACCGCGACCTGAAGACCGTGGACGGCGCGCTGGCCAACTACGTGCAGCTGCAGGGCAAGGAACTGTCGTACAACAACATCGCCGACGCCGATGCCGCGTGGGAGTGCGTGAAGTCGTTCGACGCCGCCGCCGGTGCCGCCTGCGTGATCATCAAGCACGCCAACCCGTGCGGCGTGGCCCTCGGCGTGAATGCGCTGGAAGCCTACGACAAGGCGTTCAAGACCGATTCGACGTCGGCCTTCGGCGGCATCATCGCGTTCAACGTCGAACTCGACGAAGCGGCCGCAAACGCGGTAGCGAAACAATTCGTCGAAGTGCTGATCGCCCCGTCGTTCAGCACCGCGGCGCGCAACGTGTTCGCGGCCAAGCAGAACGTGCGCCTGCTCGAGATTCCGCTGGGCAAGGGTGTCAACCAGTACGACCTCAAGCGCGTGGGCGGCGGCCTGCTCGTGCAGAGCCCGGACGCGCGCAACGTGCAGCAGTCGGAACTGCGCGTGGTCACGCGCCGTCAGCCGACCCCGAAGGAGCTGGACGATCTGATGTTCGCATGGCGCGTGGCCAAGTTCGTGAAGTCGAACGCCATCGTGTTCTGCGGCGGCGGCATGACGCTCGGCGTCGGCGCGGGCCAGATGAGCCGCGTGGACTCGGCGCGCATCGCCAGCATCAAGGCGCAGAATGCCGGCCTCACGCTGGCCGGTTCGGCCGTGGCATCGGACGCGTTCTTCCCGTTCCGTGACGGCCTCGACGTGGTCGTGGACGCCGGCGCCACCTGCGTGATCCAGCCGGGCGGTTCCGTGCGCGACGACGAAGTCATCGCCGCAGCCGACGAGCGCAATATCGCGATGGTGCTCACCGGCACCCGCCACTTCCGCCACTAA
- the ruvC gene encoding crossover junction endodeoxyribonuclease RuvC produces the protein MRILGIDPGLRTTGFGVIEKHGNRLAYVASGTIKSNGDSSLPERLKTLFDGISEVTRVYAPDCAAIEKVFVNVNPQSTLMLGQARGAAICGLVGHGLPVFEYTALQLKVAVVGYGRANKEQVQEMVTRLLSLSGRPGSDAADALGVAICHANGGDTLQTLSGLAPELVRKGMRVRRGRLVG, from the coding sequence ATGCGTATCCTGGGCATCGACCCCGGCCTTCGGACCACCGGCTTCGGCGTCATCGAGAAGCACGGCAACCGGCTTGCCTACGTCGCCTCGGGGACCATCAAGAGCAACGGCGACTCCAGCCTGCCCGAACGCCTCAAGACGTTGTTCGACGGCATCAGCGAGGTCACGCGCGTGTATGCGCCCGACTGCGCGGCCATCGAGAAGGTCTTCGTCAACGTCAATCCCCAATCCACGCTGATGCTCGGCCAGGCCCGCGGCGCCGCGATCTGCGGCCTCGTCGGCCATGGGCTGCCCGTCTTCGAATACACGGCGCTGCAGCTCAAGGTCGCCGTGGTGGGCTATGGCCGCGCCAACAAGGAGCAGGTGCAGGAAATGGTCACGCGGCTGCTGTCGTTATCGGGGCGTCCCGGCTCCGATGCGGCCGATGCCCTCGGCGTGGCGATCTGCCATGCCAACGGCGGCGATACGCTGCAAACCCTCTCCGGCCTCGCGCCCGAGCTCGTGCGCAAGGGCATGCGCGTGCGCCGCGGCCGCCTTGTCGGCTAA
- a CDS encoding glycerophosphodiester phosphodiesterase: MNAFRRRAPLAAIATAAATLLLAACVSTPPQSGVSAPAAPEAPDVPKAKPLVIGHRGASALRPEHTLASYGKAIDDGADFIEPDLVATKDGVLVSRHENDITGTTNVSTLPQFADRRRIKVVDGERLTGWFTEDFTLAELKTLRARERIPKLRPANARYDDQFEIATFDEIVKLASQGAQKRGRPVGIYPELKHPSYFRGIGLPLEEKLVAALQANPYTRTAPVYIQSFESGALRNVRRLLGTSMPNVRLTQLIGGAGTRPADWRLAGDTRTYAAMLTPLGLREVATYANGIGPEKSLVMARNAGGAIGAPTALIRDAHAANLVVHPYTFRPENNFLPKPLQVAGDPATRNPNGMVRELDAFIAAGVDGFFTDDPALGRRAVDAPAP; this comes from the coding sequence GTGAACGCTTTCCGACGACGCGCGCCGCTCGCCGCCATCGCAACGGCCGCCGCGACCCTGTTGCTCGCAGCCTGTGTCTCCACGCCGCCGCAGTCTGGCGTATCGGCCCCTGCCGCGCCCGAGGCCCCCGACGTACCGAAGGCGAAGCCGCTCGTGATCGGCCATCGCGGCGCCAGCGCATTGCGGCCCGAGCACACGCTCGCGTCGTACGGCAAGGCGATCGACGACGGTGCGGACTTCATCGAACCCGATCTCGTCGCCACGAAGGATGGCGTGCTGGTCTCGCGCCACGAGAACGACATCACGGGCACCACGAACGTTTCCACGCTGCCGCAGTTCGCGGACCGCCGGCGCATCAAGGTCGTCGATGGCGAGCGCCTGACGGGCTGGTTCACGGAAGACTTCACGCTCGCGGAGCTGAAGACCCTGCGCGCGCGCGAACGCATTCCCAAGCTGCGTCCGGCGAACGCGCGCTACGACGACCAGTTCGAGATCGCCACGTTCGACGAGATCGTGAAGCTGGCCAGCCAGGGCGCGCAGAAGCGTGGCCGCCCCGTCGGCATCTACCCCGAACTCAAGCATCCGAGCTATTTCCGCGGCATCGGCCTGCCGCTCGAGGAAAAGCTCGTCGCGGCGCTGCAGGCGAATCCGTACACCCGCACCGCGCCGGTGTACATCCAGTCGTTCGAATCCGGCGCGCTGCGCAATGTCCGGCGCCTGCTCGGCACTTCGATGCCCAACGTGCGCCTCACGCAGCTGATCGGCGGCGCGGGCACGCGTCCCGCCGACTGGCGGCTGGCGGGCGACACGCGCACGTACGCGGCCATGCTCACGCCGCTTGGCCTGCGTGAAGTCGCCACCTACGCCAACGGTATCGGCCCCGAGAAGAGCCTCGTGATGGCACGCAATGCGGGCGGCGCGATCGGTGCGCCCACGGCGCTGATTCGCGACGCCCATGCGGCGAACCTCGTCGTGCATCCGTACACGTTCCGCCCCGAGAACAACTTCCTGCCGAAGCCGTTGCAGGTCGCCGGCGACCCGGCCACACGCAATCCCAATGGCATGGTGCGCGAGCTCGACGCCTTTATCGCCGCGGGTGTCGACGGTTTCTTCACCGACGACCCCGCCCTCGGCCGCCGCGCGGTCGATGCCCCCGCACCCTGA
- the ruvA gene encoding Holliday junction branch migration protein RuvA, whose product MIGRIAGTLLEKNPPHLLVDCHGVGYEVDVPMSTFYNLPQVGQPVTLLTQLIVREDAHLLYGFGTAAERNTFRELIKITGIGARMALAVLSGLSVTELAQAVTLQEAGRLTRIPGIGKKTAERLMLELKGKLGAELGHAPGSTPVPDSAVDILNALLALGYSEKEATLAIKQVPAGTGVSDGIKLALKALSRG is encoded by the coding sequence ATGATTGGAAGAATCGCAGGCACGCTCCTCGAAAAGAATCCCCCGCATCTGCTCGTCGACTGCCACGGCGTCGGCTACGAAGTCGATGTGCCGATGAGCACGTTCTACAACCTCCCGCAGGTGGGCCAGCCCGTCACGCTGCTGACGCAGCTGATCGTGCGCGAGGACGCCCATCTGCTGTACGGCTTCGGCACGGCGGCGGAGCGCAATACGTTCCGCGAGCTCATCAAGATCACGGGCATCGGCGCGCGCATGGCACTCGCGGTGCTGTCGGGGCTGTCGGTGACCGAACTCGCGCAGGCCGTCACGCTGCAGGAAGCGGGCCGCCTCACGCGCATTCCCGGCATCGGCAAGAAGACCGCGGAACGGCTGATGCTCGAGCTCAAGGGCAAGCTGGGCGCGGAACTGGGCCATGCGCCGGGCAGCACCCCGGTGCCCGATTCGGCCGTGGACATCCTCAACGCGCTGCTGGCGCTGGGGTACTCCGAGAAGGAAGCGACGCTGGCCATCAAGCAGGTCCCGGCCGGTACCGGCGTATCCGACGGCATCAAGCTCGCGCTCAAGGCGCTGTCCAGGGGCTGA
- the ruvB gene encoding Holliday junction branch migration DNA helicase RuvB, giving the protein MIETDKLTGAERAPERGTERVIAATPASTQEEAFERALRPKLLDEYVGQEKVRNQLDIFMHAARNRREALDHVLLFGPPGLGKTTLAHIIAREMGVSLRQTSGPVLERPGDLAALLTNLEANDVLFIDEIHRLSPVVEEILYPALEDYQIDIMIGEGPAARSVKLDLQPFTLVGATTRAGMLTNPLRDRFGIVARLEFYTAEELARIVTRSSQLLGARIDPEGSLEIARRARGTPRIANRLLRRVRDYAEVKGDGTITRKIADAALAMLDVDSVGFDLMDRKLLEAVLHKFGGGPVGIDNLAAAIGEERDTIEDVLEPYLIQQGYLQRTPRGRVATASAYRHFGLASPQGGGELFDAP; this is encoded by the coding sequence ATGATCGAAACCGACAAGCTCACCGGCGCCGAGCGCGCCCCCGAACGCGGCACCGAACGTGTGATAGCGGCTACTCCCGCTTCCACGCAGGAAGAAGCGTTCGAGCGCGCGCTGCGCCCGAAGCTGCTGGACGAGTATGTCGGGCAGGAAAAGGTCCGCAACCAGCTCGATATCTTCATGCACGCGGCGCGCAACCGCCGCGAGGCGCTGGACCACGTGCTGCTGTTCGGGCCGCCGGGCCTCGGCAAGACCACGCTGGCCCACATCATCGCGCGCGAGATGGGCGTCAGCCTGCGCCAGACATCGGGCCCGGTGCTCGAGCGGCCGGGCGACCTCGCCGCGCTGCTGACGAACCTCGAAGCCAACGACGTGCTGTTTATCGACGAAATCCACCGGCTCTCGCCGGTCGTCGAGGAAATCCTGTATCCGGCGCTCGAGGACTACCAGATCGACATCATGATCGGCGAAGGGCCGGCCGCGCGATCGGTCAAGCTCGACCTGCAGCCGTTCACGCTCGTCGGCGCCACCACGCGCGCGGGCATGCTGACCAATCCGCTGCGCGACCGCTTCGGCATCGTGGCGCGGCTCGAGTTCTACACGGCCGAGGAACTCGCGCGCATCGTCACGCGCTCGTCGCAGTTGCTCGGCGCGCGGATCGATCCCGAAGGCTCGCTCGAGATCGCGCGCCGCGCGCGCGGTACGCCGCGGATCGCCAACCGCCTGCTGCGGCGCGTGCGCGACTACGCCGAGGTCAAGGGCGACGGCACCATCACGCGCAAGATCGCCGATGCGGCGCTCGCGATGCTCGACGTCGATAGCGTCGGCTTCGACCTCATGGACCGCAAGCTGCTCGAGGCCGTGCTGCACAAGTTTGGCGGCGGGCCGGTCGGCATCGACAACCTCGCGGCCGCGATCGGCGAGGAGCGCGACACCATCGAGGATGTGCTCGAGCCCTACCTGATCCAGCAGGGCTATCTGCAACGCACCCCGCGCGGCCGCGTGGCCACCGCGTCCGCCTATCGTCACTTCGGCCTGGCGTCGCCGCAGGGCGGCGGCGAGCTGTTCGACGCGCCCTGA
- a CDS encoding YSC84-related protein, translating into MNRRQFVTRVTASGLVVATAFAAGCTTTGPDSPSDAAAKRQEIDAGVDGALNRLYGSVDGSRELGNKAQGILVFPRVLSGGLVVGGAYGDGALRAKGATVGYYRTIAASFGLTAGGQSKAVIIMFMTPEAYNKFVQSSGWTVGADASVALAKIGANGKIDTVTGQQPVIGFVQTNAGLMFDASLDGSKISKLSL; encoded by the coding sequence ATGAATCGACGTCAGTTCGTGACCCGCGTCACGGCATCGGGTCTTGTCGTCGCCACCGCGTTCGCGGCGGGCTGCACGACGACCGGGCCGGATTCGCCATCCGATGCGGCCGCCAAACGCCAGGAAATCGATGCCGGCGTGGACGGCGCGCTCAACCGGCTCTACGGCTCGGTGGACGGGTCGCGGGAATTGGGCAACAAGGCGCAGGGGATCCTCGTGTTTCCGCGCGTGCTGTCCGGCGGCCTCGTGGTCGGCGGCGCGTATGGCGACGGCGCGCTGCGCGCGAAGGGTGCCACGGTCGGCTACTACCGCACCATCGCGGCATCGTTCGGCCTGACCGCGGGGGGCCAGTCCAAAGCCGTCATCATCATGTTCATGACGCCCGAGGCCTACAACAAGTTCGTCCAGAGCAGCGGCTGGACGGTCGGGGCCGATGCGAGCGTGGCGCTGGCCAAGATCGGCGCCAATGGCAAGATCGATACGGTAACGGGCCAGCAGCCCGTGATCGGCTTCGTGCAGACCAACGCGGGGCTGATGTTCGACGCCTCGCTCGACGGCTCGAAGATCAGCAAGCTCTCGCTGTAA
- a CDS encoding queuosine precursor transporter, giving the protein MVAFVTVLLCSNLIGAAKAAQVTLPVIGTVTFGAGVLFFPISYIFGDVLTEVYGYGRDRRVVWAGFAALAFATFMSFVVLRMPVAPFMADYQKSLQDVFGNTWRIALGSLIAFCCGSFANSFVLAKMKLWTGGRWLWSRTIGSTLAGELVDSSLFYIIAFYGVWPLHEVIQVAIAQYVLKTMWEVVMTPVTYKVVNFLKRAENEDWFDRDTNFTPFRLRV; this is encoded by the coding sequence ATGGTGGCATTCGTCACGGTGCTGCTGTGCTCGAACCTGATCGGCGCGGCCAAGGCGGCCCAGGTCACGCTGCCCGTCATCGGCACGGTGACATTCGGCGCGGGCGTGCTGTTCTTCCCCATCTCGTACATCTTTGGCGACGTGCTGACCGAGGTCTACGGTTACGGCCGCGACCGGCGCGTGGTATGGGCGGGCTTTGCCGCGCTGGCGTTCGCGACGTTCATGAGCTTCGTGGTGCTGAGGATGCCGGTGGCGCCGTTCATGGCCGACTACCAGAAGAGCCTGCAGGACGTGTTCGGCAACACCTGGCGCATCGCGCTCGGCTCGCTGATCGCCTTCTGCTGCGGGAGCTTCGCCAACAGCTTCGTGCTGGCGAAGATGAAGCTGTGGACCGGCGGCCGCTGGCTATGGTCGCGCACGATCGGCTCGACGCTCGCGGGCGAGCTCGTCGATTCGTCGCTGTTCTACATCATCGCGTTCTACGGGGTCTGGCCCCTGCACGAGGTCATCCAGGTGGCGATCGCGCAGTACGTGCTGAAGACGATGTGGGAAGTCGTGATGACGCCCGTGACCTACAAGGTCGTGAACTTCCTCAAGCGCGCGGAGAACGAGGACTGGTTCGACCGCGATACGAACTTCACGCCGTTTCGTCTGCGCGTGTAG
- a CDS encoding histidine phosphatase family protein, translating to MSLSTGPLAFTHLIVIRHGETAWNRERRLQGQLDVPLNETGAAQARALAEALTGEPIDAVYSSDLGRAMQTAAPLAAALGLTVRPERQLRERCYGVLEGMTYAEVSEQRPEDFARWQARVPDYAPERGESLRAFQDRAVEIALSLSRRHPGERIALVAHGGVLDCLYREATGMTLEAPRQHELLNASVNRLRCDTAHLTLLQWGDVSHLAAMTLDEVDRRVP from the coding sequence ATGTCGTTAAGCACCGGGCCGCTGGCCTTTACCCACCTGATCGTGATCCGCCATGGCGAGACGGCATGGAACCGCGAGCGGCGCCTGCAGGGGCAGCTCGACGTGCCGCTGAACGAGACGGGCGCCGCGCAGGCGCGTGCGCTGGCGGAGGCGCTGACCGGCGAGCCGATCGATGCGGTGTATTCGAGCGACCTCGGCCGCGCGATGCAGACCGCGGCGCCGCTGGCGGCGGCGCTCGGGCTGACCGTGCGCCCCGAGCGGCAACTGCGCGAGCGTTGCTATGGCGTGCTGGAAGGCATGACCTACGCGGAAGTCTCGGAGCAGCGGCCCGAGGATTTCGCGCGGTGGCAGGCGCGCGTGCCCGACTACGCGCCCGAGCGCGGCGAATCGCTGCGCGCGTTTCAGGACCGCGCGGTGGAGATCGCGCTGTCGCTGTCGCGCCGGCACCCCGGCGAGCGGATCGCGCTGGTCGCGCACGGCGGTGTGCTGGACTGCCTCTATCGCGAGGCGACGGGCATGACGCTGGAAGCGCCGCGCCAGCACGAACTGCTCAACGCGAGCGTCAACCGGCTGCGTTGCGACACGGCCCACCTGACGCTGCTGCAGTGGGGCGACGTGAGCCATCTGGCGGCCATGACGCTCGACGAGGTGGACCGCCGCGTTCCCTGA
- a CDS encoding YbhB/YbcL family Raf kinase inhibitor-like protein, which yields MKLWSKAFADNAPIPGEFAFCVPDAATHVTLSTNRNPDLHWDDVPHGTRSFVLVVHDPDVPSKGDDVNQEGREVPASLPRVDFYHWVLIDIPPGLNTISAGTHSDGVIARGKPGPEALVGTATAGGLRHGVNDYTGWFANDPDMKGDYYGYDGPCPPWNDAIQHRYVFTVYALDIDRLPIEGRFNGAQVLDAIQGHVLGQASYTGTYTLNPKLAR from the coding sequence ATGAAACTCTGGAGCAAGGCTTTCGCCGACAACGCGCCGATTCCCGGCGAGTTCGCCTTCTGCGTGCCCGATGCGGCCACGCACGTGACGCTGTCCACGAACCGCAACCCCGATCTGCACTGGGACGACGTGCCGCACGGCACGCGTTCGTTCGTGCTGGTCGTGCACGATCCCGACGTGCCCAGCAAGGGCGACGACGTGAACCAGGAAGGCCGCGAGGTGCCGGCCTCGCTGCCGCGCGTGGACTTCTACCATTGGGTGCTCATCGACATTCCGCCCGGCCTGAACACGATTTCGGCCGGCACGCACAGCGACGGCGTGATCGCGCGCGGCAAGCCGGGCCCCGAGGCGCTGGTCGGCACGGCGACCGCCGGCGGTCTGCGTCACGGTGTGAACGACTACACGGGCTGGTTCGCGAACGATCCGGACATGAAGGGCGACTACTACGGGTATGACGGCCCGTGCCCGCCGTGGAACGATGCGATCCAGCATCGCTACGTGTTCACCGTGTATGCGCTCGATATCGATCGGCTGCCGATCGAAGGCCGCTTCAACGGCGCGCAGGTGCTGGACGCGATCCAGGGCCACGTGCTGGGGCAGGCCAGCTATACCGGCACCTACACGCTGAACCCGAAGCTTGCTCGCTGA
- the dtd gene encoding D-aminoacyl-tRNA deacylase — MIALIQRVSQARVTVGGRTTGEIGAGLLALVCAERGDTESQAERLLAKLLAYRVFSDDAGKMNLSVQNIDGHGNAGGLLVVSQFTLAADTNSGTRPSFTPAASPEDGRRLYDHFVARARAAHPTVETGEFGAMMQVSLTNDGPVTFWLRVPPGAAAS, encoded by the coding sequence ATGATCGCGCTGATCCAGCGCGTCTCGCAGGCGCGCGTCACCGTTGGCGGCCGCACCACCGGCGAGATCGGCGCTGGGCTGCTCGCGCTCGTCTGCGCGGAGCGCGGCGATACGGAGAGCCAGGCCGAGCGCCTGCTGGCCAAGCTGCTCGCGTACCGCGTGTTCTCCGACGACGCGGGCAAGATGAACCTGTCCGTGCAGAACATCGATGGACACGGCAACGCGGGCGGGCTGCTCGTGGTGTCGCAGTTCACGCTGGCCGCCGATACCAACAGCGGCACGCGTCCGAGCTTCACGCCGGCCGCGTCGCCCGAGGATGGCCGGCGCCTCTACGATCATTTCGTGGCGCGGGCACGCGCCGCGCACCCGACGGTGGAGACCGGCGAGTTCGGCGCGATGATGCAGGTCAGCCTGACCAACGACGGTCCCGTGACATTCTGGCTGCGCGTGCCTCCGGGCGCCGCGGCGTCCTGA
- the tyrS gene encoding tyrosine--tRNA ligase: protein MTDVSPAVAAKYPLTPSVMQALEISRRGCDELLIEAEWAQKLARSEATGVPLRIKLGLDPTAPDIHLGHTVVLNKLRQLQDLGHQVIFLIGDFTSTIGDPSGRNSTRPPLTREQIEANAQTYYRQASLVLDPDRTEIRYNSEWCDPLGARGMIQLAAKYTVARMMERDDFTKRFRSGIPISVHEFLYPLMQGYDSVALKADLELGGTDQKFNLLVGRALQQEYGQEPQCILTMPLLVGLDGVEKMSKSKNNYIGVTEAPNDMFGKLMSISDDLMWQYFTLLSFRPMSEIDLMKQEIALGRNPRECKVALAQEIVTRFHSAEAAERALEDFNHRARGGIPDDIPEVQLAGAPLGIGQLLKQANLVPSTSEANRNIEQGGVKIDGAVVSDKGTRVEAGTYVVQVGKRRFARVTLA from the coding sequence ATGACTGATGTTTCCCCGGCCGTCGCGGCCAAATATCCCCTGACACCGTCGGTGATGCAGGCGCTGGAGATCTCCAGGCGCGGCTGCGACGAACTGCTGATCGAGGCCGAGTGGGCGCAGAAGCTTGCCCGCAGCGAAGCCACGGGCGTGCCGCTGCGGATCAAGCTCGGTCTGGACCCCACCGCGCCCGACATCCACCTCGGCCATACCGTGGTGCTGAACAAGCTGCGGCAACTGCAGGATCTCGGCCATCAGGTCATCTTCCTCATCGGCGATTTCACCTCCACCATCGGCGATCCGTCCGGGCGGAACTCCACGCGTCCGCCGCTCACGCGCGAGCAGATCGAGGCCAACGCCCAGACCTATTACCGCCAGGCGAGCCTCGTGCTCGATCCGGACCGTACCGAGATCCGCTACAACAGCGAATGGTGCGATCCGCTCGGCGCGCGCGGCATGATCCAGCTCGCGGCCAAGTACACGGTGGCGCGGATGATGGAGCGCGACGACTTCACCAAACGGTTCCGGTCTGGGATTCCGATTTCGGTGCATGAGTTCCTTTACCCGTTGATGCAGGGCTACGATTCGGTCGCGCTCAAGGCCGACCTCGAGCTGGGCGGCACCGACCAGAAGTTCAACCTGCTGGTGGGCCGCGCCCTGCAGCAGGAGTACGGGCAGGAGCCGCAGTGCATTCTCACCATGCCGCTGCTCGTGGGGCTCGACGGCGTGGAGAAGATGTCGAAGTCGAAGAACAACTACATCGGCGTGACCGAGGCACCGAACGACATGTTCGGCAAGCTCATGAGCATCTCGGACGACCTGATGTGGCAGTACTTCACGCTGCTGTCGTTCCGCCCGATGAGCGAGATCGACCTGATGAAGCAGGAGATCGCGCTGGGCCGCAATCCGCGCGAATGCAAGGTGGCGCTCGCGCAGGAGATCGTCACGCGCTTCCATAGCGCGGAGGCGGCCGAGCGCGCGCTCGAGGACTTCAATCACCGCGCGCGCGGCGGCATTCCGGACGATATCCCCGAGGTGCAGCTCGCGGGCGCGCCGCTCGGCATCGGCCAACTGCTGAAGCAGGCCAACCTCGTGCCCTCGACCTCGGAGGCAAACCGCAACATCGAGCAGGGCGGCGTCAAGATCGACGGTGCCGTCGTGAGCGACAAGGGCACCAGGGTGGAAGCCGGCACGTACGTGGTACAGGTCGGCAAGCGCCGCTTCGCGCGCGTCACGCTGGCATGA